A single window of Shewanella sp. Choline-02u-19 DNA harbors:
- the rnr gene encoding ribonuclease R, whose product MIQDPHIKREQENYENPIPSREYILEYLRSQTSPLTREHIANALKIEGEEQLEAIRRRLRAMERDGELVFTRGKSYGLPERMDLLTGTVIGHRDGFGFLKLAEGGDDLYINNRDMMMYFHGDKVLAQKAGVDRKGRREARIVRLVEQRSAALVGRFHLDAGMGFVIADDRRVTQEILIAEEDRLGARQGDIVVLELTRRPGRYVKAAAKVTEVLGQQMAPGMEIEIALRNYDLPHEWSALIEKKLKKIPDEVTDADKEGRVDLRQLPLVTIDGEDARDFDDAVYAEKKKSGGWRLWVAIADVSHYVRTESALDREARSRGNSVYFPSQVIPMLPEKISNGLCSLMPEVDRLCMVAEMTISAAGKLSGYKFYPGVMHSHARLTYTQVADMLEGGEVSDKLKPIFPHLQTLQSLYLTLDGIRADRGAIAFETTETQFVFNEQRKIDKIIPRNRNQAHKIIEECMILANVASAKFVKKHKGEVLYRVHESPSEQKLTNFKDFLKERGLTMEGGLEPTPKDYQAVMEQIADRPDAELIQIMLLRSMKQATYTPDNEGHFGLALEEYSHFTSPIRRYPDLILHRVIRYLLAKEEGNLADQWTADGGFQYKIEELDQLGVECSTTERRADEATRDVSDWLKCEFMQDHVGDTFEAVIASVTHFGMFVRLNDLFIDGLVHISSLGSDYYQYDNMRQRLVGEASGQVYQIGDTVTVKVAAVNLDDRQIDLMMEGDSAGGKRRKPSKPMTARERVNREGAKIADKEKSASKGKRSSGGRSGSKATSGSKFATKNKSSSGSQAPTTKTKASATKSSAKKAKPAKRKTSKK is encoded by the coding sequence ATGATACAAGATCCGCATATTAAGCGAGAGCAAGAAAACTACGAGAACCCGATCCCAAGTCGCGAGTATATTTTAGAATACTTACGCTCTCAAACGTCACCACTTACCCGTGAACACATTGCAAACGCACTTAAAATCGAAGGCGAAGAACAGCTAGAAGCTATCCGTCGTCGTTTGCGTGCAATGGAGCGTGACGGTGAACTCGTATTTACTCGCGGTAAATCATATGGCTTACCAGAAAGAATGGATTTGCTAACAGGCACCGTCATAGGCCATCGCGATGGCTTTGGATTCTTAAAGTTAGCAGAGGGTGGAGACGACCTTTATATTAATAACCGTGACATGATGATGTATTTTCACGGTGACAAAGTACTGGCACAAAAAGCAGGCGTTGACCGTAAAGGGCGTCGTGAAGCTAGAATTGTACGTTTAGTTGAACAACGGAGCGCCGCACTTGTTGGCCGCTTCCATCTTGATGCTGGTATGGGCTTCGTTATCGCTGACGATCGTCGTGTCACTCAAGAGATACTGATCGCTGAAGAAGACCGTTTAGGCGCGAGACAAGGCGATATCGTTGTTTTAGAGCTCACTCGTCGACCTGGACGCTATGTTAAAGCGGCCGCAAAAGTGACCGAAGTACTTGGCCAGCAGATGGCGCCGGGCATGGAAATTGAGATAGCACTACGCAATTATGACTTACCACACGAGTGGTCTGCACTGATTGAAAAGAAGCTTAAAAAGATCCCTGATGAAGTGACCGACGCGGACAAAGAAGGTCGTGTCGATCTACGTCAATTGCCTTTAGTCACGATTGATGGTGAAGACGCGCGAGACTTCGATGATGCAGTGTACGCCGAGAAGAAAAAGTCAGGTGGCTGGCGCTTATGGGTAGCCATTGCTGATGTGAGCCATTATGTGCGCACAGAGTCTGCATTAGACAGAGAAGCCCGTTCACGTGGCAACTCGGTTTACTTCCCATCGCAAGTGATCCCGATGTTGCCAGAGAAGATCTCTAATGGATTATGTTCTTTGATGCCAGAGGTCGACCGTCTTTGCATGGTTGCTGAGATGACCATCTCTGCCGCTGGCAAGTTATCAGGATATAAGTTTTACCCTGGCGTTATGCACTCTCATGCCCGTCTAACCTATACCCAGGTAGCGGATATGCTTGAAGGCGGTGAGGTGAGTGATAAGCTTAAACCTATCTTCCCTCATCTGCAGACACTGCAATCTCTGTATCTGACATTAGATGGGATTCGTGCAGACCGTGGTGCCATTGCTTTTGAAACCACAGAAACGCAGTTTGTATTTAATGAACAGCGTAAAATCGATAAAATCATACCGCGAAATCGTAATCAAGCGCATAAGATCATTGAAGAATGCATGATCTTAGCCAATGTTGCCTCTGCTAAGTTTGTTAAAAAGCACAAAGGTGAGGTGTTATATCGCGTACATGAATCACCATCGGAACAAAAGCTAACCAACTTTAAGGATTTCCTTAAAGAGCGTGGCTTGACGATGGAGGGTGGACTCGAGCCGACACCAAAAGATTACCAAGCGGTAATGGAGCAAATTGCCGACAGACCGGACGCTGAGCTTATTCAAATAATGTTACTGCGTTCAATGAAGCAAGCAACATATACCCCCGATAACGAAGGGCATTTCGGTCTAGCATTGGAAGAGTATTCGCACTTTACTTCACCAATACGCCGTTATCCTGACTTGATTTTGCACCGAGTGATCCGTTACTTGTTAGCAAAAGAAGAGGGCAATCTTGCCGACCAGTGGACTGCTGACGGTGGTTTCCAATACAAGATTGAAGAACTTGATCAGCTGGGTGTTGAGTGTTCTACCACAGAGCGACGCGCAGATGAAGCCACTCGAGATGTGAGTGATTGGCTCAAATGTGAGTTTATGCAAGACCATGTTGGTGACACGTTTGAAGCCGTTATCGCATCCGTGACTCACTTTGGTATGTTTGTACGCCTCAATGATCTATTCATCGACGGGTTAGTGCATATCTCTAGCCTTGGCAGTGATTATTATCAGTACGATAATATGCGCCAACGCTTAGTGGGCGAAGCATCTGGACAAGTGTATCAAATTGGCGATACGGTCACGGTAAAAGTGGCGGCCGTCAACCTCGATGATCGCCAAATCGACCTGATGATGGAAGGTGACTCTGCTGGTGGGAAACGCCGTAAGCCGAGTAAGCCAATGACCGCCAGAGAGCGCGTCAATCGTGAAGGCGCTAAGATTGCCGATAAAGAAAAGAGCGCTTCTAAAGGCAAGCGTTCAAGTGGTGGTAGAAGTGGATCCAAAGCGACATCGGGTTCAAAATTTGCAACCAAAAACAAATCAAGCAGTGGTAGCCAAGCTCCCACGACTAAGACCAAAGCTTCAGCAACAAAGTCTTCGGCTAAAAAAGCCAAGCCAGCGAAGCGTAAAACGAGTAAGAAATAG
- a CDS encoding Do family serine endopeptidase, whose product MKTKLSLLSAAFLSASLMLAPTVSQAAIPLAVGGELLPSLAPMLHKTTPAVVAVAVSGTHVSKQKVPDAFRYFFGPNAPREQVQERPFKGLGSGVIIDAEEGYIVTNNHVIEGADEILIGLSDGREVEAKLIGTDTESDIALLKIEAKNLTALKRADSDELQVGDFAVAIGNPFGLGQTVTSGIVSAMGRSGLGIEMLENFIQTDAAINSGNSGGALVNLNGDLIGINTAIVAPGGGNVGIGFAIPSNMVNNLVDQIIEHGEVRRGVLGVLGQDLTSELAKGFGIDTQHGGFINEVMPDSAADKAGIKVGDIITSVNGRKIKSFQELRAKVATMGAGSKVEFGLIRDGDEESVTATLGESTQTAEAAAGAVHPMLQGAKLENADASSGVAITDVAQGSPAAASGLIKGDVIVGVNRTKVKNLKSLKSVFEEQKGSVALKIQRDNTSIYLILR is encoded by the coding sequence ATGAAGACTAAATTATCCTTACTTTCAGCAGCCTTTTTAAGTGCTTCTTTAATGCTAGCCCCCACTGTATCTCAGGCCGCAATCCCTCTTGCCGTCGGCGGCGAACTCTTACCGAGTTTAGCCCCTATGTTACATAAAACGACGCCAGCAGTGGTCGCCGTAGCAGTGTCAGGCACACATGTTTCTAAGCAAAAAGTCCCTGATGCATTCCGCTATTTCTTTGGCCCTAACGCACCAAGAGAACAAGTACAGGAACGTCCATTTAAAGGACTCGGTTCGGGCGTCATCATCGATGCTGAAGAGGGTTATATTGTTACTAATAACCATGTTATTGAGGGCGCTGATGAAATCCTTATCGGATTATCTGATGGCCGCGAAGTTGAAGCAAAACTCATTGGTACTGATACCGAATCAGATATCGCCCTATTAAAAATCGAAGCCAAAAACCTCACAGCCCTTAAGCGCGCTGACTCCGACGAGCTACAAGTAGGAGATTTTGCCGTCGCCATTGGTAATCCGTTTGGTCTTGGTCAAACCGTCACATCGGGTATTGTCAGTGCGATGGGCCGAAGTGGCCTTGGCATTGAAATGCTTGAGAACTTTATTCAAACCGATGCAGCTATCAACAGTGGTAACTCCGGGGGGGCATTAGTTAATTTAAATGGTGACCTCATCGGTATCAATACCGCGATTGTCGCTCCAGGCGGCGGCAACGTTGGTATCGGTTTTGCGATACCATCAAACATGGTCAACAACCTAGTGGACCAAATTATTGAACATGGTGAAGTGCGTCGTGGCGTACTTGGGGTATTAGGTCAAGACCTTACCAGTGAGCTGGCAAAAGGCTTTGGCATTGACACCCAGCACGGTGGTTTCATTAATGAAGTCATGCCAGACAGTGCTGCAGACAAAGCAGGCATAAAAGTAGGCGACATTATTACCAGTGTTAATGGTCGCAAGATTAAGAGTTTCCAAGAACTACGCGCCAAAGTTGCCACTATGGGCGCGGGTAGCAAAGTTGAATTTGGCCTGATCCGTGACGGTGATGAAGAGTCCGTGACCGCAACACTCGGAGAATCAACCCAAACAGCAGAAGCCGCCGCAGGGGCAGTACACCCAATGTTACAAGGTGCAAAACTTGAAAATGCTGATGCCTCATCAGGAGTCGCGATTACCGATGTAGCTCAGGGCTCACCAGCAGCGGCGAGTGGTTTGATAAAAGGTGATGTTATTGTGGGTGTAAACCGCACTAAAGTGAAAAACCTAAAATCACTCAAGTCAGTGTTTGAAGAGCAGAAAGGCTCTGTCGCGTTAAAAATACAACGAGACAACACCAGCATATATTTGATCCTTCGCTAA
- the degS gene encoding outer membrane-stress sensor serine endopeptidase DegS encodes MMIKDTLIYVGKAIAFGLIMAVVIIIVMPLITGQSLTNGLMSRAVTSSNELSFATAVRRAAPAVVNIYSLSIDQRQPLKPSSLQGLGSGVIMSKEGYILTNYHVIKQADEIVVALQDGRKFTSEVVGSDPETDLAVLKVEGDNLPIVPLGLEVPARVGDVVLAIGNPYNLGQTITQGIISATGRNGLSSGYLDFLQTDAAINAGNSGGALIDTTGQLVGINTAAFQVGKESGTHGISFAIPIKLAHSIMGKLVKDGRVIRGALGISGEAVGPVMTQILNLPDLTGVLVTSIDPAGPAAKAQLQIRDVITHYQGEAIPGVEMLMDRIAETKPGMEVKITIIREGKSYDVPVIIDEKPVHNKE; translated from the coding sequence ATGATGATTAAAGACACTCTTATATATGTCGGTAAAGCCATAGCATTTGGCCTTATCATGGCTGTGGTTATCATTATTGTGATGCCTTTAATTACCGGGCAAAGCCTCACGAATGGCTTAATGAGCCGTGCGGTAACCAGCAGCAACGAATTATCTTTTGCAACCGCAGTGCGCCGAGCGGCACCCGCTGTTGTCAATATTTATAGCCTCAGCATTGATCAAAGACAACCGCTTAAACCCAGTTCATTACAAGGATTGGGCTCAGGTGTTATCATGAGCAAAGAGGGTTATATCCTTACCAACTACCACGTCATTAAACAAGCCGACGAGATTGTCGTCGCGTTGCAAGATGGTAGAAAATTCACCTCTGAAGTGGTTGGCAGCGATCCCGAAACCGATTTAGCGGTATTAAAAGTCGAGGGCGATAATCTTCCCATCGTGCCACTTGGACTCGAGGTACCAGCAAGAGTGGGTGATGTCGTATTGGCCATTGGTAACCCCTACAACTTAGGCCAAACCATTACCCAAGGCATTATTAGTGCAACGGGTCGAAATGGACTCAGTTCTGGTTACCTTGATTTTCTACAAACTGATGCTGCGATTAATGCGGGTAACTCGGGTGGTGCACTCATTGATACTACCGGCCAATTAGTCGGTATTAACACCGCGGCTTTTCAGGTTGGTAAAGAAAGTGGTACTCACGGTATTAGCTTTGCAATCCCCATCAAACTGGCTCACAGCATTATGGGTAAGTTGGTTAAAGATGGCCGCGTTATTCGTGGTGCTTTAGGTATTAGTGGTGAAGCGGTTGGTCCCGTGATGACACAAATTCTTAATCTTCCAGACTTAACGGGTGTACTAGTGACAAGTATCGACCCAGCCGGTCCGGCGGCAAAAGCACAACTGCAAATCCGTGATGTAATAACGCATTATCAAGGTGAAGCGATACCGGGCGTTGAGATGTTGATGGATAGAATCGCTGAAACAAAACCTGGTATGGAAGTTAAAATCACCATTATTCGCGAAGGTAAGTCTTACGATGTACCAGTGATAATTGATGAGAAGCCAGTTCACAACAAAGAGTAA
- the zapE gene encoding cell division protein ZapE, with product MSHLTPWQHYQQDLTRDDFSHDVAQEEAVKQLQRVYDDLIALNSQGRSKSKLFSLFGTKSKQSVQGLYLWGGVGRGKTYLMDTFFDSLPGEKKLRAHFHRFMHQLHIDLAQLQGQRDPLVIIAKKMATQYQVICFDEFFVSDITDAMLLGSLFESLFAEGVALVATSNIIPDELYRNGLQRARFLPAIAAINKYCDILNVDSGIDYRLRTLEQAEIYHSPLDAQAEQNLQEYFAKLAPESEISQEGVLIDGRVIEIRQQAQGVLLIDFRALCDGPRSQRDYMEVARLYHTVLLSNVEQMGEHLTGDDIARRFLAMVDEFYERNVKLIISSAVSLEDIYTKGLLNFEFKRCRSRLTEMQSHDYLALEHLP from the coding sequence GTGTCGCATTTAACTCCTTGGCAGCATTATCAACAAGATTTAACTCGAGATGACTTTTCCCACGACGTTGCACAAGAAGAAGCGGTAAAGCAACTGCAACGAGTGTACGACGATCTTATCGCACTGAATAGCCAAGGACGCAGCAAGAGTAAGCTGTTTTCTCTATTTGGGACAAAATCAAAGCAAAGCGTACAAGGGCTCTATTTATGGGGCGGAGTGGGTCGCGGTAAGACGTATCTAATGGATACCTTTTTTGATTCTCTTCCGGGTGAAAAAAAACTGCGTGCGCATTTCCATCGGTTTATGCATCAATTACATATTGATTTGGCACAGCTACAAGGGCAACGTGATCCGCTGGTCATTATCGCTAAAAAAATGGCGACACAATATCAAGTGATCTGCTTTGATGAATTCTTTGTCTCTGATATTACTGACGCAATGTTGTTAGGATCCTTGTTTGAATCCTTGTTTGCTGAAGGCGTCGCCTTAGTCGCGACGTCTAACATCATCCCTGACGAACTGTATCGCAATGGTTTGCAGCGGGCTAGATTCCTACCCGCGATTGCTGCTATTAATAAGTATTGCGATATTTTAAATGTCGACTCAGGCATTGATTACCGACTAAGAACACTTGAGCAAGCTGAGATCTATCACTCACCATTAGATGCACAGGCTGAGCAAAACTTACAAGAGTATTTTGCGAAGTTAGCCCCGGAATCTGAGATCTCACAAGAAGGGGTGCTAATTGATGGCCGCGTCATTGAGATCCGTCAGCAAGCCCAAGGGGTATTGTTGATTGATTTTAGAGCGTTATGCGATGGCCCGCGCAGCCAACGAGACTATATGGAGGTTGCAAGACTTTACCATACGGTGCTGCTCAGTAACGTAGAGCAGATGGGCGAGCATTTAACTGGTGATGACATTGCACGTCGATTTCTAGCGATGGTAGATGAGTTTTATGAGCGTAATGTTAAATTAATTATTTCATCGGCAGTCTCTTTAGAGGATATCTATACTAAAGGCTTACTGAATTTTGAATTTAAACGTTGTCGTTCCAGATTGACCGAAATGCAGTCCCACGATTATTTGGCGTTAGAGCATTTACCTTAA
- a CDS encoding DUF2065 domain-containing protein, whose amino-acid sequence MSFELIMLALGLVLIIEGIGPLLFPNRWRAYLKEISNQNQQLLQRLGGSLVTVGVIILIIFS is encoded by the coding sequence ATGTCTTTTGAGTTAATCATGCTTGCGTTAGGTTTAGTGCTCATCATTGAAGGAATTGGCCCCTTATTATTTCCCAATCGTTGGCGAGCGTATTTAAAAGAAATTTCCAATCAAAATCAGCAGCTTTTGCAACGTTTAGGTGGCTCTTTAGTCACCGTTGGTGTGATTATATTGATTATTTTTTCATAA
- the rplM gene encoding 50S ribosomal protein L13 gives MKTTFTATPETVTRDWFVVDAEGKTLGRIATEIASRLRGKHKPEYTPHVDTGDYIIVINAEKVTVTGNKAKGKVYYSHSGFIGGIKQITFEKLQAHKPEMIIEKAVKGMLPKGPLGRAMFRKLKVYAGTEHNHAAQQPQVLDI, from the coding sequence ATGAAGACTACTTTTACTGCTACACCAGAAACAGTCACTCGTGATTGGTTCGTCGTTGACGCCGAAGGTAAAACTTTGGGTCGTATCGCTACTGAAATAGCTTCTCGCCTACGCGGAAAGCATAAGCCAGAGTATACGCCTCATGTTGATACTGGTGACTACATCATCGTTATTAACGCTGAGAAAGTTACCGTGACTGGAAACAAAGCCAAAGGCAAAGTTTACTATTCACACTCTGGTTTCATCGGTGGCATTAAGCAGATAACTTTTGAGAAGCTGCAAGCTCATAAGCCTGAAATGATTATCGAAAAGGCTGTTAAGGGTATGCTACCTAAAGGCCCATTGGGCCGTGCCATGTTCCGTAAGCTTAAAGTTTACGCTGGTACAGAGCATAACCACGCTGCACAACAACCTCAAGTACTTGATATCTAA
- a CDS encoding tetratricopeptide repeat protein: MLRYVLIIVLSIISLPSLATPKAVDVYTQEQLVDLIRTKSYLTQVKGDDCQIVEDIEARAEVLKQPLYQYLWAEMLNHGICVKANPPRGISMLKTSAEQGSAEAMVRMAEYYHDGKFVMEDKERAVHYVLPAAATGDLPARMMLVRLFGEGYGSPRDYETGFHWLYNEVFSDETVQTEATNLLKVLEAKMPPSAIARAKKEHLRTQQ; the protein is encoded by the coding sequence ATGCTGCGTTATGTATTAATTATTGTATTATCGATAATTTCTTTGCCTAGTCTGGCGACTCCGAAAGCGGTAGACGTCTATACTCAAGAGCAACTTGTTGATTTAATTCGTACCAAAAGCTATTTAACCCAAGTTAAAGGCGATGACTGTCAAATTGTAGAAGATATTGAAGCAAGAGCTGAAGTGCTAAAGCAGCCTTTGTATCAGTATCTTTGGGCTGAAATGCTCAATCATGGGATCTGCGTAAAGGCCAATCCGCCGCGTGGGATCTCGATGTTAAAAACCTCAGCAGAGCAAGGCAGTGCTGAAGCCATGGTTAGAATGGCAGAGTATTACCATGACGGTAAATTCGTCATGGAAGATAAAGAACGTGCTGTGCACTATGTGCTACCAGCAGCCGCGACAGGTGATTTACCTGCGCGAATGATGTTGGTTCGGTTATTTGGTGAAGGCTATGGTAGCCCCCGCGATTATGAAACTGGTTTTCATTGGCTATACAACGAAGTTTTTAGCGATGAAACGGTACAAACCGAAGCAACCAATTTGTTAAAGGTGTTAGAGGCAAAAATGCCGCCCAGCGCAATAGCTAGGGCAAAGAAAGAACACCTGAGAACGCAACAATAA
- a CDS encoding ZapG family protein gives MEWALTFAAFVIGSVFGYVGHTVLTIKNKDKSQNKQLEQTQLELYQYKQEVSDHFDGHYKQLSELTHLVNKVNQQWNTSASLLTSPTTDKHLADLAPVDNRSVATDSTYTEKTASL, from the coding sequence ATGGAATGGGCATTAACCTTTGCAGCCTTTGTTATAGGCAGCGTTTTTGGCTACGTTGGGCATACCGTTTTAACTATAAAAAATAAAGACAAAAGTCAAAATAAACAGCTAGAGCAAACTCAGCTGGAACTTTACCAATATAAGCAAGAAGTATCAGATCACTTTGACGGCCACTATAAACAACTCTCGGAACTTACCCACCTAGTCAATAAGGTTAACCAGCAATGGAATACATCTGCGAGCTTATTAACCTCCCCAACGACTGATAAACATCTAGCTGATTTAGCGCCTGTAGATAACCGCAGCGTAGCAACCGATAGCACCTATACTGAAAAGACTGCATCACTATAG
- the rlmB gene encoding 23S rRNA (guanosine(2251)-2'-O)-methyltransferase RlmB has protein sequence MKKQDMTFGLHAVESVLQNSPERVIEMWVLQGRDDKRLTPILEIAAEWGVTIQYASRKALDDKSAGGQHQGVVAKVKVAKILNDSDLNAMLEETETPFLLILDGVTDPHNLGACLRNADAAGVQGIIVPKDNSVGLTPVVSKVACGAAEIVPLYQVTNLARTMRSLQDKGIWIIGAAGEADCELFQASLTGPIAIAMGSEDKGLRRLTRESCDTLVSIPMAGSVSSLNVSVATGVCLFEAVRQRLTKTK, from the coding sequence ATGAAAAAGCAAGATATGACCTTTGGTTTGCATGCCGTTGAATCTGTATTACAGAATAGCCCTGAGCGTGTTATCGAAATGTGGGTGTTACAAGGACGCGATGATAAGCGACTGACTCCGATATTAGAAATTGCAGCGGAATGGGGCGTGACAATACAGTATGCGTCACGTAAAGCGTTAGATGATAAGTCTGCTGGCGGTCAACACCAAGGTGTTGTGGCTAAAGTCAAAGTAGCCAAAATTCTCAATGACAGCGATCTCAATGCGATGTTGGAAGAGACCGAAACACCTTTCTTATTGATTTTGGACGGAGTAACCGATCCACACAATTTGGGTGCTTGTTTACGTAACGCCGATGCTGCAGGTGTACAAGGTATTATTGTACCGAAAGATAACTCTGTTGGTTTGACACCTGTTGTCAGCAAAGTGGCTTGTGGCGCCGCTGAGATTGTTCCGTTATATCAAGTGACTAACTTGGCGCGAACCATGCGTAGTTTACAGGATAAAGGTATATGGATTATTGGCGCGGCAGGTGAAGCTGATTGTGAGCTTTTTCAAGCAAGTCTAACGGGCCCTATTGCTATTGCGATGGGGTCAGAAGACAAAGGCCTTCGCCGTCTAACACGTGAGAGTTGCGACACTTTAGTGTCTATTCCTATGGCGGGTAGTGTTTCAAGTTTAAACGTGTCAGTGGCGACAGGTGTCTGCTTATTCGAAGCGGTACGTCAACGTCTTACTAAGACTAAGTAA
- a CDS encoding adenylosuccinate synthase — MGKNVVVLGTQWGDEGKGKIVDLLTEQAKYVVRYQGGHNAGHTLVIDGDKTVLHLIPSGILRDNVKCIIGNGVVLAPDALMTEINMLKERGVPVEERLLISEACPLILPFHCALDMAREKARGNKAIGTTGRGIGPAYEDKVSRRGLRVGDLFNAELFAEKLKEVMAYHNFMLTEYYKCEAVDYEETLKDALAIADYLKSMCVDVSELLDQARKAGEPILFEGAQGTLLDIDHGTYPFVTSSNTTAGGVATGSGFGPRHLDYVLGIMKAYTTRVGAGPFPTELKNEIGDYLGTKGHEFGATTGRKRRPGWLDVVAMKRAVQINSVSGFCLTKLDVLDGLKEVKICVGYEYPDGTVATTTPLAAEGYEQVTPVLETLPGWSETTYGATSVEQLPPAAINYIKRLEELLETPIDIISTGPDRNETMILVNPFS; from the coding sequence ATGGGCAAAAACGTTGTAGTTCTCGGCACCCAATGGGGTGACGAAGGCAAGGGTAAGATAGTAGATCTTCTTACCGAACAGGCTAAATATGTCGTTCGTTACCAAGGTGGCCACAATGCGGGTCATACTCTTGTTATCGATGGCGACAAGACCGTTCTTCATCTTATTCCATCAGGGATCTTACGCGATAATGTAAAATGCATTATTGGTAACGGCGTGGTGCTTGCACCTGACGCACTGATGACTGAAATTAACATGCTTAAAGAGCGTGGCGTACCTGTAGAGGAACGTTTATTAATTTCTGAAGCATGTCCTCTAATTCTTCCATTCCATTGTGCATTAGATATGGCCCGCGAAAAAGCGCGTGGCAATAAAGCTATCGGCACGACGGGTCGTGGAATTGGTCCAGCATATGAAGATAAAGTATCACGTCGCGGTTTGCGTGTAGGCGATCTGTTTAATGCAGAATTGTTTGCAGAGAAACTGAAGGAAGTGATGGCTTATCATAACTTCATGCTGACCGAATACTACAAGTGTGAAGCGGTAGATTACGAAGAGACATTGAAAGATGCTCTAGCAATTGCTGATTACTTGAAGAGTATGTGCGTCGACGTTTCTGAGCTACTTGATCAGGCACGTAAAGCCGGTGAACCGATTCTATTTGAAGGTGCTCAAGGCACGTTACTCGATATTGACCATGGTACTTATCCATTTGTAACCTCTTCTAATACTACCGCTGGTGGTGTTGCTACAGGTTCTGGATTTGGTCCTCGTCATCTCGATTACGTTTTGGGTATCATGAAGGCATACACCACCCGTGTTGGTGCTGGTCCTTTCCCAACGGAATTGAAAAACGAAATTGGTGATTACTTAGGTACTAAGGGTCATGAGTTTGGTGCGACTACAGGTCGTAAACGCCGTCCAGGTTGGTTAGATGTTGTCGCGATGAAGCGTGCAGTTCAAATCAACAGCGTAAGCGGCTTCTGCTTGACTAAACTAGATGTTCTAGACGGTCTTAAAGAAGTGAAAATTTGTGTTGGTTATGAGTATCCTGATGGTACTGTAGCAACTACAACACCGCTAGCAGCTGAAGGCTATGAGCAGGTTACGCCTGTTTTAGAAACTCTGCCTGGTTGGAGCGAAACAACTTACGGCGCAACATCTGTAGAGCAACTGCCACCGGCAGCAATCAACTACATTAAGCGTTTAGAAGAGTTGCTAGAAACGCCGATTGATATTATCTCAACGGGTCCGGATAGAAACGAGACCATGATTCTAGTGAATCCGTTTAGTTAA
- the rpsI gene encoding 30S ribosomal protein S9 produces MAATQYYGTGRRKTSTARVFVKVGTGNIIVNQLPLDEYFGRETSRMVVRQPLELVEMTDKLDIMVTVKGGGNTGQAGAIRHGITRALMEIDETLRPSLRAAGFVTRDARKVERKKVGLRKARKKPQFSKR; encoded by the coding sequence ATGGCTGCAACTCAATACTACGGCACTGGCCGTCGCAAAACTTCTACTGCTCGTGTATTCGTTAAAGTAGGTACTGGTAACATTATCGTTAACCAGTTACCTCTAGACGAATATTTCGGTCGTGAAACTTCTCGCATGGTTGTTCGTCAGCCTCTAGAGCTAGTTGAAATGACTGACAAGCTAGACATCATGGTAACTGTTAAGGGTGGTGGTAACACTGGCCAAGCAGGCGCTATTCGTCACGGTATTACCCGTGCGTTGATGGAAATTGACGAGACTCTACGTCCTTCTCTACGTGCTGCTGGTTTCGTTACCCGTGATGCTCGTAAAGTTGAGCGTAAGAAAGTTGGCCTACGTAAAGCACGTAAGAAGCCACAATTCTCTAAGCGTTAA